A region of Paenibacillus sp. JNUCC-31 DNA encodes the following proteins:
- a CDS encoding helix-turn-helix domain-containing protein: MKGIDHKSKFLLTHREREVFELLVQDKTTRDIAGQLFISEKTVRNHISNVMQKLNVKGRSQAVVELIKLGELKI, translated from the coding sequence TTGAAGGGTATCGATCATAAAAGCAAATTTCTGTTGACCCACCGTGAACGCGAAGTATTCGAATTACTGGTTCAGGACAAAACGACGCGTGACATCGCAGGGCAGTTATTCATCAGCGAGAAAACGGTGCGTAACCATATTTCGAATGTGATGCAGAAACTCAATGTTAAGGGTCGTTCGCAAGCAGTTGTAGAGCTGATTAAGCTCGGAGAACTGAAGATCTGA
- a CDS encoding YhcN/YlaJ family sporulation lipoprotein, with protein sequence MPAAKKATAISLSLSTAIFVMVGLTGCGTNTKDNKNLHTQSVRHEVKGINRYGVESNGMDGIRAKSYRMHNVTNLKESHELAKRITEMKEVKSAKVMLSDRNAYVAVRLADGHTGKLESKMNGTHGNRANGTMRTESLNQDMGGMRVNGGNGTMSPYRTSGIAPGLNTNAATDRSHMGNDRSIYGTMGTGSYGMMRGLTNSGNARSMSDGHYGMKSDTARVDSTDDNTPEEIKSKISAKIKQYAPHVENVYVSSNPEFVQHVESYSTDIRNGKPVRGMIGSFQSMVERIFPTNAVNPNHRDGVHPDGILHRNNDGLMNR encoded by the coding sequence ATGCCAGCAGCCAAAAAGGCGACAGCAATCAGCTTATCTTTGTCTACTGCAATTTTCGTAATGGTCGGATTGACGGGTTGTGGAACGAATACAAAAGATAATAAAAATCTGCACACCCAAAGTGTTCGTCATGAAGTGAAAGGCATCAACCGTTATGGTGTTGAGTCCAATGGGATGGATGGTATTCGTGCGAAGAGCTACCGGATGCATAACGTCACTAACCTGAAAGAAAGTCACGAGCTGGCTAAACGTATTACCGAAATGAAAGAAGTGAAGTCAGCAAAAGTCATGCTGTCCGATCGTAACGCTTATGTTGCTGTCCGTTTGGCAGATGGTCACACTGGCAAATTGGAAAGCAAAATGAACGGAACCCATGGAAATCGCGCCAACGGTACCATGCGTACCGAAAGCTTAAACCAGGATATGGGCGGAATGCGTGTGAATGGTGGTAACGGAACCATGTCTCCATATAGAACCAGCGGCATCGCTCCTGGATTGAACACGAATGCTGCGACAGACCGGAGCCACATGGGGAACGACCGCAGTATTTATGGAACCATGGGTACTGGATCTTATGGCATGATGCGTGGACTGACCAACAGCGGCAATGCACGTTCGATGAGCGATGGCCACTATGGGATGAAGAGTGATACAGCACGTGTAGACAGCACGGATGACAACACACCAGAAGAGATTAAATCCAAGATCTCGGCAAAAATCAAACAATATGCACCTCATGTAGAGAACGTATACGTTTCCTCTAATCCTGAATTTGTTCAGCATGTGGAGAGCTATTCCACCGATATTCGTAACGGGAAACCGGTTAGGGGCATGATTGGTTCATTCCAATCGATGGTTGAACGTATTTTCCCAACCAACGCAGTGAACCCCAATCACCGTGATGGTGTTCATCCCGATGGGATATTGCACCGCAACAATGACGGCTTGATGAACCGATAA
- a CDS encoding DUF4340 domain-containing protein: MKKWLPTILVVVVLIIGWVYAASQNYFREEEAEKVKLLGIQSGDIQSITIHDTNAGTSHGTEPSTSKLELKNGIWNMVEPKAYPLNGYTVSSWLDALSGADQEMVVEEEPKDLDKYGLGTNATLLDIQLNDNRVIKLTIGGQLPADEARYVRVNSGPVVAVQTEVISNIELSRHDLLDTTPFNLDETNVTSLEWEGEAATWMLKSSSEEGTAEQKWTLNGEAIETTDAVSLIGKIKNLSTADDVHKASELKGTVPRFTLSVEQMVNGEAVTDVYRGLTVASEPDQIWVITPDGQWAYSMDKTSLKEAEQFPNSIKNSNTASSVGKNADKEPSSK, translated from the coding sequence ATGAAAAAATGGCTCCCAACGATTCTGGTCGTAGTGGTTTTGATCATCGGTTGGGTCTATGCGGCCAGTCAGAATTATTTTCGTGAAGAGGAAGCAGAGAAGGTGAAGTTGCTTGGCATCCAGTCTGGAGACATACAGTCCATCACCATTCATGACACCAATGCAGGCACATCCCATGGGACAGAGCCTTCCACTTCGAAATTGGAACTAAAAAACGGTATTTGGAATATGGTGGAACCCAAGGCTTATCCTCTGAATGGGTATACTGTAAGCAGTTGGCTTGATGCCTTGAGTGGTGCGGATCAGGAAATGGTTGTCGAGGAAGAACCGAAGGATCTCGATAAATATGGATTGGGTACAAATGCAACGTTGCTGGACATTCAATTAAATGATAATCGCGTTATCAAGCTGACCATAGGAGGTCAGTTGCCAGCTGATGAAGCTCGTTATGTGCGGGTTAACTCCGGACCCGTCGTTGCTGTGCAAACGGAAGTGATCAGCAATATTGAACTGTCACGACATGATCTGCTGGATACGACACCGTTTAATCTGGATGAAACGAATGTTACCTCGCTAGAGTGGGAAGGCGAAGCTGCCACCTGGATGCTCAAATCTTCTTCTGAAGAGGGTACGGCAGAGCAGAAGTGGACGCTTAACGGTGAAGCAATTGAAACAACAGATGCCGTTTCGCTGATTGGCAAAATTAAAAATCTGTCCACTGCGGACGATGTTCACAAAGCTTCTGAACTGAAAGGAACCGTGCCCCGTTTTACATTATCTGTTGAGCAGATGGTTAACGGAGAGGCCGTTACGGATGTATATCGGGGGCTTACCGTTGCATCGGAACCGGATCAGATCTGGGTGATAACCCCGGATGGTCAGTGGGCTTATTCCATGGATAAAACCAGTCTGAAGGAAGCAGAGCAATTTCCGAATTCGATAAAGAATTCGAATACAGCATCGTCTGTCGGAAAGAATGCGGACAAGGAACCGTCATCCAAGTAA
- a CDS encoding GldG family protein codes for MKKWLSHTNSTVLSVAMIGIFILLTLFLNSLSGFQLDLTSNKQYTLSEQSLTAIKNVKEDVNILVLTVENANNTVLNREVTDMVQEYTKRNSKLKMKQYNLTQEPTLASKYGITGSSIVLEQGDQHKVIDIASLFTAVGDGSDGSYQFTGEEKLTQALINLSSTEKNKMVFLTGHEELGLDQLTTLRASLEQNNITTEELQLNQAGQVSEDADVLAIIGPQRDISDSELKAIRTYLNNGGKLLLSLGFHQDMKVTWKNIDALMTDYGVVDEHAVMVDNQQASTMGPLWVVPEYGTHAITDKLSESKLYPMLSLSIALTSKEQDKYKLSPLIHSSNESYGETNIAGLLQNETSNDPDQDVQGPVELGYAADTTDGKPKAVILGSSIFMQDSEIANGGNRDFILNAVNYLSEKEDGVTIRPRVQSGYQMAYLNGQQARIIFFVAIVAFPLIFVMIGVFLWWRRRRV; via the coding sequence ATGAAAAAATGGTTAAGTCATACCAACAGTACTGTGCTATCTGTAGCGATGATTGGCATCTTTATTTTGCTAACTCTGTTTCTGAATTCACTTAGCGGCTTCCAGCTGGATCTGACTTCCAACAAGCAATACACCTTATCAGAGCAGTCACTTACTGCAATCAAAAACGTAAAAGAAGACGTCAACATCCTGGTGTTAACCGTCGAAAATGCAAATAATACAGTTTTGAACCGCGAAGTGACAGATATGGTTCAGGAATACACGAAACGCAACAGCAAACTGAAGATGAAGCAGTACAATCTGACTCAGGAACCAACGCTTGCTTCGAAGTATGGGATTACAGGGAGCTCTATCGTATTAGAACAGGGCGATCAGCATAAAGTCATTGATATCGCCAGCCTGTTCACGGCTGTTGGTGATGGTAGTGATGGATCGTATCAGTTCACAGGTGAGGAGAAGCTGACACAAGCCTTAATCAATCTGTCTTCGACGGAAAAGAATAAAATGGTCTTCCTGACAGGGCATGAAGAGTTAGGTCTGGATCAGCTGACTACGCTGCGCGCATCTTTGGAACAGAATAATATCACAACAGAAGAACTTCAGCTAAATCAGGCAGGTCAGGTTTCAGAAGATGCGGACGTGCTTGCTATTATCGGTCCACAGCGGGATATCAGTGATAGCGAACTAAAGGCTATTCGCACTTATCTGAATAACGGAGGTAAGTTGTTGTTGTCTCTTGGATTTCATCAGGATATGAAGGTGACATGGAAAAATATTGATGCACTCATGACGGATTATGGTGTTGTTGATGAGCATGCCGTCATGGTGGATAACCAGCAAGCCAGTACAATGGGCCCACTTTGGGTAGTGCCTGAGTATGGCACACATGCCATCACGGATAAGCTATCAGAGAGCAAGCTATACCCGATGTTATCCCTGTCCATTGCTTTGACCAGTAAAGAGCAGGACAAATACAAACTGTCACCGCTCATTCATTCGTCGAATGAAAGTTATGGGGAGACAAACATCGCAGGACTATTACAAAATGAGACATCCAATGATCCGGATCAGGATGTACAAGGTCCTGTCGAACTCGGATATGCTGCGGATACTACCGATGGCAAACCAAAGGCTGTGATTTTGGGATCATCCATTTTCATGCAGGATTCGGAAATTGCGAATGGAGGAAATCGGGACTTTATACTAAATGCCGTTAATTATCTGAGTGAAAAAGAGGATGGGGTGACCATCCGACCACGCGTACAATCCGGTTATCAGATGGCATACCTGAACGGCCAGCAGGCCAGAATTATTTTCTTCGTAGCGATTGTCGCATTCCCGCTCATCTTTGTTATGATAGGTGTATTCTTATGGTGGAGGCGTAGACGGGTATGA
- a CDS encoding ABC transporter permease subunit: MRRMMAVCNKELQAYFLSPTSYFAFAVYVLMTSLLFYSSFVYYQPSIVDYRLVLGDTLSMLLFVVPLLTMRLVAEEFRQGTDELLLTSPARVTEIIFGKYLASLAILVVLILCSLVYPLIMSFFGELDLTSVWLSALGLFFLGGSMMAIGLFASTLSQHQMVSAVAGFIILLVLWMLDSFAGNTGSALQQWLDPFALTNRFDSFTKGVLSGPDILYYVTLSGLFLLLSIQIVERKRWR; this comes from the coding sequence ATGAGACGAATGATGGCGGTTTGCAATAAAGAACTTCAGGCTTATTTCCTGTCACCGACGTCGTATTTTGCTTTTGCCGTGTATGTACTCATGACAAGCCTGTTGTTCTATTCCAGCTTTGTGTACTACCAGCCAAGCATAGTGGATTACCGTCTGGTGCTGGGGGATACGTTATCCATGCTGCTTTTTGTGGTACCGTTGCTGACGATGAGACTGGTGGCCGAGGAATTCAGGCAGGGTACGGATGAACTCTTGCTGACTTCACCTGCACGGGTGACAGAGATTATTTTTGGCAAATATCTGGCGTCGCTCGCCATTCTTGTCGTATTGATCTTGTGCAGCCTGGTTTACCCGCTAATCATGTCTTTCTTCGGTGAACTGGATCTCACCTCGGTATGGTTGTCTGCACTGGGTCTGTTCTTTCTGGGCGGAAGCATGATGGCGATTGGACTGTTTGCTTCCACGCTATCCCAGCATCAGATGGTATCTGCGGTAGCCGGTTTTATTATTTTGCTCGTATTGTGGATGCTTGATTCATTTGCAGGCAATACCGGATCAGCGTTACAGCAATGGCTGGATCCTTTTGCACTGACGAATCGGTTTGACAGCTTTACGAAGGGTGTACTTAGTGGCCCGGATATACTGTATTATGTCACGCTCTCAGGTTTGTTTCTGCTGTTAAGCATTCAGATTGTGGAACGGAAGCGGTGGAGGTGA
- a CDS encoding ABC transporter ATP-binding protein: MNDVLEVKQVSKVFDGRHGVHQLDFTMERGEIVGFLGPNGAGKTTTMRMITGYLHPTAGSIAVDGISVHDQGRSVRSKIGYLPETPPLYPDMTVHSYLKFVAHLRDVPAREVKLRVSEMVSRLGLQDREKQLVRGLSKGYKQRLGLAGAIIHKPDLLVLDEPTSGLDPNQIIEIRDLIRELGENHTVLLSTHILPEVSTLCNRMLIINQGQLVLDGSPQHFGSSLGEQFKVSIEVKATEQQLHNLLTPWEKVRSEVIQAADGQASTDADDTVKMLLTGESSDDFREELFYLLSGAGLPILEMKKENLSLEQIFLKLTTTESESELALQEPEADKAQLANQAVGAEVNSDTASELKQSTNSESASSDSHTGEGSK; this comes from the coding sequence ATGAATGATGTGCTCGAAGTGAAACAGGTAAGCAAAGTATTTGATGGACGGCACGGCGTGCATCAACTGGACTTCACCATGGAGCGCGGTGAGATTGTTGGCTTTTTGGGACCGAATGGTGCCGGGAAAACAACAACGATGCGAATGATCACCGGATATCTGCATCCAACAGCTGGCTCCATTGCAGTGGATGGCATATCGGTGCACGATCAGGGCCGGAGCGTCCGTTCCAAAATCGGTTATTTGCCTGAGACACCACCGCTTTATCCGGACATGACGGTGCACTCGTACCTCAAATTTGTCGCCCATCTGAGAGATGTCCCGGCACGTGAAGTGAAACTGCGGGTCAGTGAGATGGTTAGCAGGTTGGGTCTTCAGGACCGGGAAAAACAACTGGTTCGCGGGCTGTCCAAAGGGTACAAGCAACGTCTTGGGCTGGCAGGAGCCATTATTCACAAACCGGATCTGCTCGTGCTAGATGAGCCGACTTCAGGACTTGATCCGAATCAGATTATAGAAATACGGGATCTGATCCGTGAACTGGGTGAGAATCATACCGTGCTGCTCAGTACACATATTTTGCCGGAAGTGAGCACGCTTTGTAATCGCATGTTGATTATTAACCAGGGACAGCTTGTATTGGACGGTTCACCGCAGCATTTTGGCTCCTCCTTGGGTGAACAATTCAAAGTATCGATTGAAGTGAAGGCAACAGAGCAGCAATTACATAACTTGCTGACACCTTGGGAGAAGGTTCGTAGCGAAGTCATTCAAGCAGCGGATGGACAGGCGTCTACCGATGCTGACGATACGGTCAAAATGTTGCTTACCGGTGAATCTTCGGATGATTTTCGAGAAGAACTTTTTTACCTTTTGTCCGGTGCAGGCTTGCCAATCCTGGAGATGAAGAAAGAAAATCTCAGTTTGGAACAAATATTTCTGAAGCTTACCACAACGGAATCCGAATCGGAACTGGCATTGCAGGAGCCTGAAGCTGATAAAGCGCAACTCGCCAATCAGGCGGTAGGTGCAGAGGTCAATTCGGACACCGCTTCAGAACTGAAGCAATCGACTAATTCCGAGAGTGCTTCGTCTGATTCCCATACAGGGGAGGGTTCCAAATGA
- a CDS encoding glycosyltransferase family 4 protein translates to MNNPSFTHTLYSGATYHTVQEHQHLHKSQRVNRVKVLFTFFVPSGGVDTLNRLRTAVLQRHGIEAHVLYLYPGSGMQNNNNTPVFTASSDEEIHSLIHHHQYDAIIVTSDISMPGRLRALGFNGRIIYEAQGLGTREQAFKMIQMGVPDLHAYCNAAVIPPTDHLLELFIHMCPWLHRFVIPNMLDTNTFAPISVDTPPYPVLAWVGRLEHNKNWREYLAISSKIISTIPEARLWLFHDPTLANPEDEAMFRHMLVEYGLEDRTGIFINVPHSDMPTFYSMIAASGGIMLSTSLLEGFGYAVAEAISCGCPVLSTDSDGVRSFITHNRTGKFYPLGNVNAAVSEAIDLMRNNELREYIRIQGRQHMALSFSPDRYALSFREMMTALSIFS, encoded by the coding sequence GTGAACAACCCTTCATTCACCCACACCCTGTACTCTGGGGCAACGTACCATACAGTACAGGAGCATCAGCACCTGCACAAAAGTCAGAGGGTGAACCGTGTGAAAGTACTATTCACATTTTTTGTTCCAAGCGGCGGTGTAGATACGTTAAACCGATTGCGTACCGCTGTTCTGCAACGCCACGGCATCGAAGCGCATGTGTTGTATCTGTACCCTGGCTCGGGAATGCAGAACAATAACAACACGCCGGTCTTCACCGCTTCCAGTGATGAGGAAATTCACAGTTTGATTCATCATCACCAATATGATGCCATTATTGTCACCTCGGATATCTCCATGCCGGGCAGACTGAGAGCCCTTGGGTTTAACGGTCGAATTATCTATGAAGCACAGGGGCTCGGAACGCGTGAACAGGCTTTTAAAATGATTCAAATGGGAGTACCTGATCTGCATGCATACTGTAATGCTGCAGTCATTCCTCCAACGGATCATCTATTGGAGCTGTTTATCCATATGTGCCCCTGGCTCCATCGGTTTGTCATTCCCAATATGCTGGATACCAATACCTTTGCTCCAATTTCGGTGGATACCCCGCCCTATCCGGTGCTTGCATGGGTGGGAAGACTCGAACACAACAAAAATTGGCGAGAATACTTGGCGATATCCAGCAAAATTATTAGTACAATTCCCGAAGCCAGACTATGGTTGTTCCACGATCCCACCTTGGCTAATCCGGAAGATGAGGCCATGTTCCGACATATGCTAGTGGAGTACGGGCTTGAAGATCGGACTGGTATTTTTATCAACGTGCCTCATTCCGACATGCCTACATTCTATTCCATGATTGCAGCTTCCGGGGGAATTATGCTATCCACCTCCCTGCTTGAGGGGTTTGGATACGCCGTTGCGGAAGCGATCAGTTGCGGCTGCCCGGTGCTCAGCACGGATTCAGATGGTGTCCGTTCCTTCATCACACATAACCGAACGGGAAAATTCTATCCGCTTGGCAACGTGAACGCCGCTGTATCCGAAGCCATAGACCTTATGCGTAACAACGAACTAAGGGAGTATATACGCATTCAGGGCAGGCAACATATGGCGCTTTCCTTCTCACCCGATCGATATGCATTGTCATTTCGTGAAATGATGACTGCCCTGAGCATTTTCTCATGA
- a CDS encoding DHA2 family efflux MFS transporter permease subunit translates to MKQQAAVPQDPAEFSIKTIILPLLAIIVGMIMVILDSTVVNVAIPNLVQYFETDLKTIQWTVTGYTLALSAVIPLAGWLTDRFGAKRVFLFTIAMFTLGSVLCSIAQSPEQLIIYRIIQGIGGGMVAPIGMAMVFRLAPPERRGSIMGMLGIPMLLAPALGPVLSGWFIQSLSWHWIFLINLPIGIAAFILCIKFLPDTDRGRTPALDLLGMILAPIAFSMLAYGVSEGGTSWTSATTLTGVIVGGVALILFIIVELRHKNPLLELRVFKSSDFTRGIILAWVSQVALFGAMILIPLYLQQIKGYTALETGLILLPQALASGVGMPLGGRLFDKIGARPLAFVGLGIISGALFILSSITAETGLGLIITSLVMMGLGMGLSMMPLNTHVLNAAPRKLVGRVTPLTAAAQQVVVSFAVAGLTGFLTSHIASNTAGATDGVAVVNGLVAGFNDTFFLAACIALFGCVLSLILRKPKRMEEESLQTGDQPDPAMMMGH, encoded by the coding sequence GTGAAACAACAAGCAGCAGTTCCCCAGGACCCGGCCGAGTTTTCGATTAAAACGATTATTCTGCCGCTACTGGCCATTATTGTCGGGATGATTATGGTCATTCTGGACAGCACGGTAGTTAACGTGGCGATTCCAAATCTGGTTCAATATTTTGAGACTGACCTGAAGACGATCCAATGGACCGTTACAGGTTACACGTTAGCTCTGTCAGCCGTCATTCCGCTGGCAGGATGGTTGACCGATCGATTTGGTGCCAAAAGAGTATTTTTGTTCACGATTGCAATGTTTACTCTGGGTTCAGTGTTATGCTCTATCGCACAGTCTCCTGAGCAATTGATCATTTACCGTATCATTCAGGGAATTGGCGGAGGCATGGTGGCACCGATTGGTATGGCGATGGTGTTCCGTCTGGCTCCTCCTGAAAGAAGAGGCTCCATCATGGGGATGCTCGGTATTCCCATGCTGCTGGCTCCTGCACTAGGGCCGGTATTATCCGGTTGGTTTATTCAGTCCCTCAGCTGGCACTGGATCTTCCTGATCAACCTGCCGATCGGGATTGCCGCTTTTATTCTATGTATCAAATTCCTGCCGGATACGGATCGTGGGCGCACACCTGCACTTGATCTGCTTGGCATGATTCTGGCACCCATTGCATTCTCGATGCTCGCATATGGTGTAAGTGAGGGCGGAACAAGCTGGACGTCTGCAACTACACTGACAGGTGTGATTGTCGGGGGCGTAGCGCTGATTCTGTTCATTATCGTTGAGCTTCGGCACAAAAATCCGCTGCTGGAACTTCGGGTATTTAAATCCTCGGATTTCACACGGGGAATTATTCTGGCATGGGTGTCGCAAGTCGCTCTGTTCGGAGCGATGATTCTGATTCCATTATATCTGCAACAGATCAAGGGCTACACCGCGCTGGAAACAGGACTCATTCTGCTGCCGCAGGCGCTGGCCTCGGGTGTGGGTATGCCGTTAGGTGGACGGTTATTTGATAAAATTGGTGCAAGACCATTGGCATTTGTCGGTCTCGGTATCATCTCGGGTGCACTGTTTATTCTATCCTCCATTACGGCAGAGACGGGTCTTGGCCTGATCATTACTAGTCTTGTCATGATGGGATTGGGTATGGGTCTGTCCATGATGCCGCTCAACACGCACGTGCTGAATGCGGCTCCACGCAAACTGGTAGGTCGGGTTACTCCGCTTACCGCTGCTGCGCAACAAGTCGTTGTTTCTTTTGCAGTTGCCGGGCTCACTGGATTCCTCACTTCCCATATTGCAAGCAATACAGCTGGCGCAACAGATGGGGTGGCTGTAGTTAATGGGTTGGTCGCTGGTTTTAACGATACCTTCTTCCTGGCCGCTTGCATTGCCTTGTTTGGATGTGTACTCAGTCTGATTCTGCGTAAGCCGAAACGGATGGAGGAAGAATCCCTTCAAACCGGGGATCAGCCTGATCCGGCGATGATGATGGGTCACTAA
- a CDS encoding glycosyltransferase family 4 protein, which produces MRVLIVTYWELTQMGGIWTYVKQLADRLMALGVEVDIMGTNGAKNEVYIRNLNRSFSKDKVWPMLQAKLNPTDLPHFTADSLVAYYELNRYAFEMGAAYLGVDHYDVIHAQDPVAAVAIKRILNRNTPLVTSYHGALARETFYDAQNSNAQLTLPAYLQSKRGRYFLSLEERSAEQSELILVSSHWIKSTLAELHVPEWKFRLIPYAVDLPSYRAQAAIRFRHRKPAGKKVIAFTGRLEYIKGVHVLIKALSSLKKIRSDWVCWIAGEGNLRDELYTQAMKAGVDSDIVFWGKLDNIPSFLRRADIYVQPSLQDTQPFSVTEAQLAGLPVIVSDTAGMPEMVQPEHTGWVVPPQDAESLSTLLNALLQDDATRTKVGAAAKAWAEQHRSLKEMGMRTLHVYQEAIQMGGHRK; this is translated from the coding sequence ATGAGAGTTCTGATCGTGACCTATTGGGAACTTACGCAGATGGGTGGAATATGGACATATGTGAAACAGCTCGCTGACAGGCTGATGGCACTTGGCGTTGAGGTCGATATCATGGGCACCAACGGTGCCAAAAATGAAGTGTATATTCGCAATCTCAATCGTTCCTTCTCCAAGGATAAAGTATGGCCCATGCTGCAAGCCAAGCTCAATCCTACAGATCTTCCCCATTTCACAGCCGATTCTCTCGTGGCTTATTATGAATTAAACAGATATGCCTTTGAAATGGGGGCCGCTTATCTCGGTGTTGATCACTACGACGTCATACATGCGCAGGATCCGGTAGCCGCCGTCGCGATAAAACGCATTTTGAACCGCAACACACCGCTGGTCACCAGCTATCATGGAGCCCTTGCGCGCGAAACCTTCTATGATGCCCAAAACTCTAATGCACAACTTACCCTCCCCGCATATTTACAATCCAAACGCGGTCGCTACTTTCTCTCATTGGAAGAGCGGAGCGCTGAACAATCCGAGCTTATTTTGGTCTCCAGCCATTGGATTAAGAGCACACTGGCGGAACTCCATGTTCCGGAGTGGAAATTCCGGTTAATCCCTTATGCTGTGGATCTTCCATCCTATCGTGCTCAAGCAGCGATCAGGTTCCGTCATCGTAAGCCAGCAGGCAAAAAAGTAATCGCTTTTACAGGAAGGCTGGAGTATATCAAAGGGGTCCATGTGTTAATCAAGGCACTCTCCAGTCTGAAAAAAATCCGTTCAGATTGGGTCTGCTGGATTGCTGGAGAAGGGAATCTGAGAGATGAATTGTATACGCAAGCCATGAAGGCAGGGGTAGATTCGGACATCGTATTCTGGGGCAAACTGGACAACATCCCTTCCTTCCTTCGACGCGCCGATATTTATGTACAACCCAGCTTACAGGATACACAGCCTTTCTCGGTCACAGAGGCACAGCTCGCCGGACTACCTGTCATTGTAAGTGATACCGCAGGCATGCCTGAGATGGTTCAGCCTGAACATACCGGTTGGGTCGTGCCACCGCAAGATGCGGAGTCCCTTAGTACATTATTGAACGCCCTCTTGCAGGACGATGCGACCCGTACAAAGGTAGGGGCAGCCGCCAAAGCATGGGCTGAGCAACATCGTTCACTGAAAGAGATGGGGATGCGTACACTTCATGTCTACCAGGAAGCCATACAGATGGGAGGTCACCGGAAATGA
- a CDS encoding glycosyltransferase: MEPKVSIVIPFYNCAYIEQAVHSAVHQTYPHIEIIVVDDGSTQHVERLEPFMDRIRYIRKKNGGTATALNEGIKLATGDYFVWLSSDDVMLLDRVEKQLKFMLEVKASFCHGAYHYVNADSEWVDTVRPEVGSRLEVLQVLMEGCPINGCTVMLEMEAFKRFGLFDTDFQYTHDYEMWLRLFPVYELFYFNEPLLCYRVHEAMGTKKHFEALKTEMGLVQAKHRPILLNLQQVGGYWK, from the coding sequence ATGGAGCCGAAAGTATCAATTGTCATTCCTTTTTATAATTGCGCGTACATCGAGCAGGCTGTTCACAGTGCCGTTCACCAGACATATCCGCATATTGAGATCATTGTGGTGGACGATGGCTCTACGCAGCATGTGGAGCGGCTAGAACCCTTCATGGATCGCATTCGTTATATTCGGAAAAAGAATGGTGGTACGGCCACAGCACTGAACGAGGGGATTAAGCTGGCGACAGGCGATTATTTTGTGTGGCTCAGCTCAGATGATGTGATGCTGCTGGACCGGGTGGAGAAACAACTGAAGTTCATGCTTGAGGTCAAGGCATCGTTCTGTCACGGGGCCTATCATTATGTAAATGCGGACAGTGAATGGGTGGACACGGTGCGGCCTGAAGTAGGGAGTCGTCTCGAAGTGCTGCAGGTGCTCATGGAAGGATGCCCGATCAACGGCTGTACTGTCATGCTGGAGATGGAAGCTTTTAAAAGGTTTGGCCTGTTCGACACGGATTTTCAGTATACGCACGACTACGAGATGTGGCTGAGACTGTTTCCGGTATATGAACTGTTCTATTTCAATGAACCGCTGCTGTGTTACCGGGTTCATGAAGCCATGGGAACCAAGAAACACTTCGAGGCATTAAAAACCGAGATGGGGCTTGTTCAGGCGAAGCATCGACCTATCCTGCTTAATTTGCAGCAGGTCGGCGGTTATTGGAAATAA